A window of Burkholderia ubonensis contains these coding sequences:
- a CDS encoding MerR family transcriptional regulator: MSARKDRDTPHRYRSGEAARLARMPAATLRIWERRYGVVAPPKTPSGQRMYSDDDVQRIRLLKALVNQGHAIGSIASLSRDELEALSLTDTRGGAALPETGVSLAVVGALPISASAIERMGIHIAARIESIDEASRHTGPSADALIATTTSLHEDVVSQLASAAQALNAHAVAVIYGFGTAEAVELARLSGFELFRSTEGQTNSASIISKLAQAVVKARQVNDAERGLWLRTQRRFDEATLASLSGLSTTVKCECPRHLSELIMQLSAFERYSDECVSRSPADALLHRHLGDAANRAAELLETALSVILREEGLDAAAQAPKSV; this comes from the coding sequence ATGTCCGCTCGCAAGGATCGCGATACGCCGCACCGCTATCGCAGCGGCGAGGCCGCGCGCCTGGCACGCATGCCAGCAGCCACGCTGAGGATTTGGGAGCGGCGCTATGGCGTGGTTGCGCCGCCGAAGACGCCGTCCGGGCAGCGGATGTACTCGGACGACGACGTGCAGCGGATTCGTTTGCTAAAGGCCCTCGTCAACCAGGGCCACGCGATCGGCTCGATCGCGAGCCTGAGCCGCGACGAACTCGAGGCGTTGTCGTTGACCGATACACGCGGCGGCGCGGCGCTGCCCGAAACGGGCGTGAGCCTGGCCGTCGTCGGCGCGTTGCCGATCTCGGCGTCCGCTATCGAGCGCATGGGCATCCATATCGCGGCGCGCATCGAATCGATCGACGAAGCGAGCCGGCACACCGGTCCGTCCGCCGATGCGCTGATCGCGACGACCACGTCGCTTCATGAAGACGTCGTGTCGCAACTGGCCAGCGCGGCGCAAGCGCTCAATGCACATGCGGTGGCCGTCATATACGGGTTCGGCACGGCGGAGGCCGTCGAGCTGGCGCGGCTGTCCGGGTTCGAGCTGTTCCGCTCGACGGAAGGCCAGACCAACTCGGCGTCGATCATCTCGAAACTCGCCCAGGCGGTCGTCAAGGCGCGACAGGTGAACGACGCCGAGCGCGGGCTGTGGCTGCGCACGCAGCGCCGCTTCGACGAAGCGACGCTCGCGTCGCTGAGCGGCTTGTCGACGACGGTCAAATGCGAATGCCCGCGCCATCTGTCCGAACTGATCATGCAGCTCAGCGCGTTCGAGCGCTACAGCGACGAATGCGTGTCGCGCTCGCCCGCCGATGCGCTGCTGCACCGCCATCTCGGCGACGCGGCGAATCGGGCCGCCGAATTGCTCGAAACGGCACTCTCCGTCATCCTGCGCGAAGAAGGGCTGGACGCGGCCGCGCAAGCGCCGAAGTCGGTCTAG